Proteins encoded within one genomic window of Candidatus Binatia bacterium:
- a CDS encoding SGNH/GDSL hydrolase family protein produces the protein MAFAAIVAIGSSAMASTLTQNVSWTIDRPNITTKYRVVAYGDSIYAGYKGIDLLSGNPVAIFSAPTVQGDYASNYWNTDVETIRRTKSGAVASDIYNNKIVAEKSYMQATNTRIVTFEMCGNDGLQARSSFAGQTGTCDYTPLNNALNNCTTYLQNAMSFINANVYSGVKLKIVSNLYYPGYNADNHAASCTNSGTTTKPNLRDAFLPYLAKINWRTCNFANTYGFKCADSFAQFMGADYDSNGDGQIDSDGLKYVQGESESAYVTRITGTLKLTIRDANVKFISSSTSADYIQSDDTHPTYDGGTISVGMFGGTGTGSAPPDIPSNQYINGKNPFWNLYGHERMGWQLSVYDPATP, from the coding sequence ATGGCGTTCGCGGCAATCGTTGCGATCGGCTCCAGCGCGATGGCGAGCACGCTGACGCAGAATGTGTCGTGGACCATCGACCGACCCAACATCACCACGAAGTACAGAGTCGTCGCGTACGGCGACTCGATTTACGCCGGCTACAAGGGCATCGACCTTCTGTCTGGGAACCCCGTCGCCATCTTTTCGGCGCCGACGGTCCAGGGCGACTACGCCTCCAACTACTGGAACACCGACGTCGAGACCATCCGGCGCACGAAGTCGGGCGCCGTGGCGTCGGACATTTACAACAACAAGATCGTGGCCGAGAAATCCTACATGCAGGCCACGAACACGCGCATCGTCACCTTCGAGATGTGCGGCAACGACGGACTGCAGGCGCGCAGCAGCTTTGCCGGCCAGACCGGCACCTGCGACTACACCCCACTGAACAACGCGCTGAATAACTGCACTACCTATCTCCAGAACGCGATGTCGTTCATCAACGCCAACGTCTACTCCGGGGTCAAATTGAAGATCGTCTCGAACCTGTACTACCCCGGCTACAACGCGGACAACCACGCGGCGTCGTGCACGAACTCCGGCACGACCACGAAACCGAACCTGCGCGACGCGTTCCTCCCGTATCTGGCGAAGATCAACTGGCGCACCTGCAATTTCGCCAATACGTACGGGTTCAAGTGCGCCGACAGTTTCGCGCAGTTCATGGGCGCGGATTACGACTCGAACGGCGATGGGCAAATCGATTCCGATGGCCTGAAGTACGTGCAGGGCGAGTCGGAGAGCGCCTACGTGACCCGGATCACGGGCACGTTGAAGCTGACGATCCGCGACGCCAACGTCAAATTCATCAGCTCGAGCACCAGCGCCGATTACATTCAGTCGGACGACACGCATCCGACGTACGATGGCGGCACGATCTCCGTCGGCATGTTCGGTGGTACGGGGACAGGCTCAGCCCCGCCGGATATCCCGTCCAACCAGTACATCAACGGCAAGAACCCGTTCTGGAATCTGTACGGCCACGAGCGTATGGGCTGGCAGCTGTCGGTCTACGACCCGGCCACGCCGTGA